The proteins below come from a single Strix uralensis isolate ZFMK-TIS-50842 chromosome 8, bStrUra1, whole genome shotgun sequence genomic window:
- the UCK2 gene encoding uridine-cytidine kinase 2, whose protein sequence is MAGDSEQRLEEQGQPSGGEPFLIGVSGGTASGKSSVCSKIVQLLGQNEVDYRQKQVVIVSQDSFYRVLTSEQKSKALKGQFNFDHPDAFDNELIVKTLKEITEGKTVQIPVYDFVSHSRKEETVTVYPADVVLFEGILAFYSQEVRDLFRMKLFVDTDADTRLSRRVLRDISERGRDLEQILSQYITFVKPAFEEFCLPTKKYADVIIPRGADNEVAINLIVQHIQDILNGGLSKRQSNGYLNGYTPPRQRQPSESSSRPH, encoded by the exons ATGGCGGGGGACAGCGAGCAgcggctggaggagcaggggcAGCCGAGCGGCGGGGAGCCCTTCCTCATCGGGGTCAGCGGCGGCACGGCCAGCGGCAAG TCCTCAGTATGCTCCAAGATCGTCCAGCTGCTGGGCCAGAACGAGGTGGACTACCGCCAGAAGCAGGTGGTGATCGTGAGCCAGGACAGCTTCTACCGGGTCCTCACCTCAGAGCAGAAATCCAAAGCGCTCAAAGGCCAGTTCAATTTTGACCACCCAG ATGCCTTTGACAACGAGCTGATCGTGAAAACGCTCAAAGAGATCACAGAAGGGAAGACGGTCCAGATTCCTGTCTATGACTTTGTCTCCCACTCCAG GAAAGAGGAGACGGTGACTGTCTACCCTGCTGATGTGGTGCTCTTCGAAGGCATCCTGGCTTTCTACAGCCAGGAGGTGCGGGATCTCTTCCGCATGAAGCTCTTTGTAGACACGGATGCAGACACCCGGCTGTCCCGCAGAG TGCTACGAGACATCAGTGAGCGAGGCAGGGACCTCGAGCAGATCTTATCTCAATACATCACCTTCGTCAAGCCTGCCTTTGAGGAGTTCTGTTTGCCA ACCAAGAAGTATGCTGATGTCATCATTCCCAGAGGAGCAGATAATGAAG TGGCCATAAACCTGATAGTGCAGCACATCCAGGACATTCTTAACGGAGGACTCAGCAAACGCCAGAGCAACGGCTACCTGAATGGCTACACTCCTCCCCGTCAGCGGCAGCCCTCAGAGTCCAGCAGCCGGCCTCATTGA